One Syntrophales bacterium DNA segment encodes these proteins:
- a CDS encoding site-specific integrase — protein MSEAVKSYQEMLTLKRYSQSTVKSYLNAFNRFALHFGEDRIANLDKSDIQMYLSDKIVKQNLSPSLQNLQINAIKFYYEKVLGRPSEIYNLPRPKKASSLPTVLSEEEVVSILKTVDNLKHRCLLYLLYSAGLRLGEVVNLSVTDIDSKRNLIFIRAGKGQKDRTSLLSQTTLNLLRTYYKEFHPTKYLFEGQDGGKYSPRSVQAIFKRTLAKSGVRKQATVHTLRHSFATHLLERGTDLRYIQELLGHTSSKTTEIYTHVSQKSLGRIRSPLDQIKHSTPQGALQTGTK, from the coding sequence GTGAGTGAGGCCGTCAAATCATATCAGGAAATGCTGACTCTAAAGCGTTATAGTCAATCTACTGTTAAATCCTATCTAAACGCTTTTAACCGGTTCGCGTTGCACTTTGGAGAAGATCGCATCGCTAATTTGGACAAGTCGGACATCCAAATGTATCTTTCAGATAAAATAGTTAAGCAGAACTTATCTCCTTCGCTTCAAAATCTTCAGATCAATGCAATTAAATTCTACTATGAAAAAGTTCTCGGCCGCCCCTCTGAAATCTATAACCTGCCCCGCCCCAAAAAAGCTTCTTCTTTACCAACCGTACTTAGCGAAGAAGAAGTAGTTTCAATCTTGAAAACAGTGGATAATCTCAAGCATAGATGTCTGTTATACCTTCTTTACTCGGCCGGATTACGACTCGGCGAGGTCGTCAACCTCTCGGTTACCGATATTGATTCAAAACGAAACCTGATTTTTATTCGGGCAGGGAAAGGTCAGAAGGATCGAACGTCACTTCTCTCACAGACGACTCTTAATCTTCTACGCACTTATTACAAAGAATTTCATCCGACTAAATATCTGTTCGAAGGGCAGGACGGCGGGAAATATTCCCCGCGTAGCGTGCAGGCAATCTTCAAACGGACATTAGCAAAATCGGGCGTCCGAAAACAGGCAACGGTTCATACCCTGCGGCATAGTTTCGCCACGCATTTGCTTGAAAGAGGAACCGATTTGCGATATATCCAGGAACTTCTCGGCCATACCAGCTCAAAAACGACGGAGATATATACCCATGTCAGTCAAAAATCACTTGGGAGGATTCGCAGTCCGCTGGATCAGATCAAACATTCGACTCCGCAAGGAGCGCTTCAGACAGGAACGAAATAA
- a CDS encoding serine protease translates to MKKVFYVILVLSLSYAKLISQIEGKMEDYSPTATQWLLNAVGDSGKTAIKSVYMIYCKKTASKGSGFLLKDGPIITNEHVIRDCQANDIIAISPTGVKFAIKDVKIDTARDLAALIPQQKLSDGVLLGDDADISAGEIVWTWGYPLGYNGPAPLLSVGYLSGFKAYKNNQTSSNLVKHLVVNAAFNSGNSGGPLFRANSDKVIGVVVNKALPLFTPFVKSAVEAFSKQSSGFQFSGTDASGKPIEMSEAQIVAEIVKSLRDMSQVMIGEAISVSELEAFLNGNGITFSK, encoded by the coding sequence ATGAAGAAGGTATTTTATGTCATCCTTGTTCTTTCGCTGAGCTATGCAAAACTAATTTCACAAATCGAGGGTAAGATGGAAGACTACTCACCAACCGCAACCCAATGGTTACTTAACGCAGTGGGTGATTCCGGGAAAACTGCAATCAAGTCAGTCTACATGATCTACTGTAAGAAAACTGCCTCGAAAGGAAGCGGCTTCCTTTTGAAGGATGGTCCCATTATCACCAATGAACATGTAATTCGTGACTGCCAAGCAAACGACATCATTGCTATTTCACCAACAGGTGTAAAGTTTGCTATAAAGGACGTCAAGATTGACACTGCAAGAGACCTTGCCGCTCTTATTCCGCAACAAAAGCTCTCCGATGGAGTCCTTTTGGGAGATGACGCTGACATATCGGCGGGCGAGATTGTTTGGACCTGGGGATACCCGTTAGGGTATAATGGTCCAGCTCCTTTGCTCTCTGTCGGCTACTTGTCAGGGTTCAAAGCTTACAAAAATAACCAGACGTCAAGTAACCTCGTCAAGCATCTTGTAGTGAACGCTGCGTTTAATTCCGGCAACTCCGGCGGGCCGTTGTTTCGAGCTAACAGCGACAAAGTTATTGGCGTTGTCGTGAACAAGGCGCTTCCGCTTTTCACGCCATTCGTGAAATCAGCAGTCGAGGCTTTTTCTAAACAGAGCTCAGGATTCCAGTTTTCTGGGACAGATGCGAGCGGAAAGCCGATAGAAATGTCAGAAGCTCAGATTGTTGCTGAAATTGTGAAATCACTTCGTGATATGTCACAGGTAATGATTGGGGAAGCGATATCAGTCTCGGAGTTAGAGGCATTCCTGAATGGGAACGGAATTACCTTCTCAAAATGA